The nucleotide window gagggcttccctgattcTTCAGGCAGAGTTTGTCACTCAGCCCTCTGAGTTCCTGAATCTTTTGCGGCGCTCTGGTTTTGCATTGCCCTGTACTAATGGCCGCTTTCGTGTCTTGCCCACTGGACTTTGAGCTCTTCGAGGGCAAGGGCCATGTCTTATTCCCTTTTTAATCTCTAATGCATAGcataatgtttattgaataaatgaattaagaatgggtatggggggcttccctggtggcgcagtggttgagagtccgcctgctgatgcaggggacatgggttcgtgccccggtccgggaagatcccacatgccgcagagcggctgggcccgtgagccatggccgctgagccagcgcgtccggagcctgtgctccgcaatgggagaggccacaacagtgagaggcccgtgtactgaaaaaaaacaaaacaaacaaacaaacaacaacaaaaaaagaatgggtatggggttggccaaaaagttcatttggtttttttgtaAGCTGTTacgaaaaacccaaacgaactctttggccaacccaacagtgCTCTAGGTGTCGATATAGGAGAGAATGCCTCTCTGATTTTCAGGGTTTGAAACTAAAATGATCTTCACTCAGCTAGTTAATTCATTATGCAAAAGCTATAACATTAATCTTTGCGTTTttcacttataattttatttttcgtCTTTCTACTACAGTACCTTCTATAGTGTTTAACTTATATTTCTACGTCCTACTTTGTGTTTAACTATATGGGTTTAATGATTACCGGTGTCTGTGTTAGGGTCAGGTTGGAATGGAATTGGTTCAGAGTGGGCAAGTATAGTTGCAGTCTCCTGAGTGTGAGGGTGGTGTATAAATTCAAAGCCCcactggaggggcttccctggtggcgcagtggttgagaatccgcccgccagtgcaggggacacgggttcgagccctggtccgggaagatcccacatgtggcggagcaactaagcccgtgcgccacaattacagagcttgcgctctagagcccacgagccacaacgaagagcagaccccactcaccgcaactagagaaaagcctgcgtgcagcagctaagacccaatgcagccaaaaataaataaataaatttatattaaaaaaaaaaaagccccactGGATTGCAGGAGGCCTGAATctaggaaggcttcttggagttTGGATCCTGTTGCAAGTTTAGAAATGGGAGGAGACGGTTGTTCAGGCAGAGGAGACAGCCACTGTGGAGTCTCAGAAGTGGGAGCAGGCAGGTCACCAGCTTGCCTTTGGGCCGTGTCCACCCACGCTCTGATGGCTGCAGAAGGTTCTCCTGGGGATGCAGCTGCCTCTCATCTCCAGCCCAGGTCAATAAAGGAGAAGTTGGAAGCTAGAGCTTTTAGGAGAAAGGGTTGAACGTGAAGTGAGTTGCTGGCACACACCTATACTCCCTTCTGACAAGTATGTTTCCAGGGCTTTGCTGGCCGGCCCAGCTGTCTCTCAGCTGCTCCTTGTATCTGGGGCCTGGGAGCCAATGGTCCTTATAAAACCAGGGTGGCCCggtgggctgggggcggggcagacTAAGCCGGCTCAGCTGCTCTccggccaccccagccttcaaTAATGCCATCCTGAAGGGGAAGGGACCTTAGGCATCAACTCATTGGGTGGCTTTTTAAACTATGATTTTCAGCCATGCAATCTCTGTTTTCTTAAAACCttacttgggggcttccctggtggcgcagtggttgagagtccgcctgccggtgcaggggacacgggttcgtgccttggtccgggaagatcccacatgccacagagcagctgggcccgtgagccatggccgctgcgcgtccggagcctgtgctccgcaacgggagaggccacaacagtgagaatcccgcgtactgcaaaaaacaaaaacaaaaacaccttacTTGGAGAGTGTTTGGACTACTGATCTAATCCAACCCTCTGCTCGTTAGCAGAGAAAATTGAGGtcttgcttttccctttttgGGAAGAAGGCCTCCTTTCTCTGGATGTCCCCTAAGTGCGAGATTCATGGAGATGCAGGGTTTCTGCATCTTATctgggaggatggagagagacaTATTTTTCCCAAGTCTTGTTCCTCAGTTGCCACTGAGCCCCTCAGCCTAGTATCTCTGATGTTTCTCCTTCCCACTCTGCTCCCACCACTGTGCAGGGCTTTGTTCTGAAGGTCCCCGGTCAGGACAGAAGGGACCTATGGAGATGGGCCTGGGCTTGGTGTCCCCCGCCCGCCCTGTCCCCCCATCAATCAAATAACCAGTCATTCACTGAATGCCTGTTAGGTGTCAGTGCCAGTGCTGAGGAGACCCAGAGGGGCACAAACCAGGGTCCTGGCTTTAAAGGGACTTGCTTTCTAGTGGGGAGATGACACATGAGCAAAGTGATCAAGAGGTGTCACTGGGGATGATCCCAGAGCCAATGGAACAGATAAGCAGTGTCAGAAGGTTGAGGGTGGAGGGTGGACATGCAAGTCCTGGAGTGATTGGAGAAGGCTTTTTGGAAGAAGGTGGGTCTTGAAAGATGCAATGCCTTCTTGGGttctcccattttattttattatgtttttggcCACGCTatgtggcttgtgagatcttagttccccacccagggattgaacccaggcccacagcagtgaaagcacggagtcctaaccactggactgccagggaattccctgggttcCCCCATTTTAAAACAAGAAGGATAATGAACTCTAAGGAACATTTGAGGTGTGCTACTTTCAGGAATTTCCAGGCTGTATTTCTAAAATCCAGGGatgggaaataataataataacaacaacaatagtaGAAGATACTGCTTATAAGACACTTCTGTGTGCCATATACTGTTCATTTAAATCCTTAttacaaccctgtgaggtagtaCTATTgccatccccactttacaggtgaggcacagagaggctataTGACCTCCTGGAGGTTActcagctaataaatggcagagccggtagtcaaacccaggcagtcaggCTCAAGTCTGTGCCCTTGACTGTTGAGCTCCACTGATAAGGATTGGGTTGTTCCTGCGACAGGGAAATGAGGAGAGTCTGATGCACACCAGGCTCTGGCCCCCTGGCCTTTTGCCCCTCTCCTTCATCCTCTACCAAGGTGTGATCCATCCTCCGTATACAGGAAGAGAGACCCCAGACTTCAGGGTGCCTTGCACTGTCTAACCAGAAAAATCACACTGGTTGAGTGTAGTCATGGCAAGGGAGGTGTGTGATGACTGCTCTTGTCCCACTTCTTTGCATTCCCCTAGTCAAATTGGTGTCTGGGGCTCATttcaggaggaggagagggccAGATGGCCAAAGCGGTAATGAGCTACACTGAACCCAAGGCCTGCCCTGGGCTGGATCCAGcgctcctctcctgcctctgacCCCCAGATAGGTCACAAGCTTGACGTAATTGTTTCTATAAAAAATTCAAGAGCGTACAAAGCATAACATTTGTCTTCCTCCTTGCCCCTTATCCCAGAGAGTTTCATATTCTCCCATTCTTATTTTATGAAGTAAGAGTTTACGGAGCGGGCTGGAGAGGAGGCGGGGATGGCAGGTGTGAGCACAGGAGGGCAGTTTTCCTGTGGTGTGGGGACCCGGCTGGACGTGACCTCACTCCTCTGGTCCTGTTGCAGTCTCTTCTctggttggggggaggggctgtcctgtggctcagcctctcccctctcccagcaggGGGTTACCTGGACAGTACCTATGAGTGGACAGCCCTGCAAACACCTGTTTGTATGCTTCTGAAAATGGGCTTCGTGGGGCTCTGACACCCGTGTCTGGGAGGAAGTAAAGAAGTAACTTTTGGAAATTAGCTGTATTTCTCCcattatattgtctttttttttttttttttttttttttggccgtgctgtgtggcttgcaggatcttagttccctgaccagggattgaacccaggccccgtgcagtggaagcatagagtcctaaccactggactgccagggcatTCCCTATTTCTCCATTATAAAAGCAGTGTCAGCTTgtaaaaaatttaggaaaataggaaaaagtCATGTCTCATTCTGTCATTACAGGAGATAGTCATGAACACAATgcacttgttctttctttttcttaactggATTTTGGGTTCTGTGCATGTTTTAATATGGGTGAGCTCATTTTGATATACAGGTTTGTATTAtccttatttaacttagcatataGGAAGcaattttctctcattccatagttttactctttttgttttgtttttaatttttatcagcgTGGTGATAGGTGCATTGTTCAGAAGGTCAGATAATACTCTCAGGCTTGTAATGAGCAGGGCAGCCCCTGTCGCCGGCCCCTCTTCTCCTGTTGTTTCGTGGCAACCACATTCACCTCCTAACTCTTTCCTTGCAGATTGACTTTTATACCTCCAAACAAGAtccttttactgatttttttttccctttaatttgtgAGCTTTAGATATCTCTTGACTTCCTAACGTGGAAAATTAAGGCCCGAGTGTCTTATACCTCCATGCAGACTTTTCCCCTCCTCTCAGAATACTTATCACCCGTTTTGGGTAAATTACTCTGACTGTGTAAACATTTTTCACAGCTGAATCACGTATCATTACATTTAGTACATAGTTttcataaacataattttaactcCATGATTTCCATGTATTTATATACTGGCCATTATAAATAAGACCATAAAAAGTGTTTTTGCACAAAGCCTTTTTTATATTTAGGATTTTGCTTAATCTATATTTCTAGTAGTTAAACTGCTGAGATATGGGGAGGAGTTTCTTTAACTGAAGACTATCACACGTTcagtaaatgataaaatagagtAATCTTCGCTGTACTGCTCGATGCATTTTTACATATGTTTATGCTATGAACCACCTCCCAGACTCAGTCAAGATACGGAATGTTTCCATTAGTCAGAAAGGTCCTCGTGCCCCTTCTCGGTCACCACCCGCATCTCCCCAACCCACACCGCTGCCACCCCCTCCCCGGCAGGAGAGCCACTTGTCTGACTTCTGTCACTGTCAGTCCATCCATCAGCTTTGCCTGTTCAGGAACGGGAGTGAGCGTTTTGAAGGCTCTTGATGCACAGGCAGCGGGCGTCACTTTGGGAGACACGCCTTCTAGACCGCCCCCTTCCAGGGCCACGTCCCGCAGTTATGTCTGACCCTGGTCTTGGCTCCTTCGGGGCGGGAGGCAGCTGCTTGCTGCCCAGGCCCATAGAGGCATAAACGGACCCGGGGCTGGGCGGtgggccaggcctgggctgggaaGCGTAGCTTGGCGAGTGCACTCCAGTGACTCGCTCGTTTGACCAGGCCCAGCCCCAGCCGCAGCCGCCACCGCAGCCACCACCGCAGCCGCCATCATCCAACAAGCGTCCTAGCAACAGCACGCCGCCCCCCACACAGCTCAGCAAAATCAAGTACTCAGGGGGGCCCCAGATTGTCAAGAAGGAGCGACGGCAAAGCTCCTCCCGCTTCAACCTCAGCAAGAACCGGGAGCTGCAGAAGCTTCCTGCCCTGAAAGGTACTTGGGAAAGGCCAAGAGGGCTGCGGCATCAGACCTAGGGGACAGTGGGTGTTGGCAGAATGGAGGTTTGGGGGTGTTTGGGGGAGGGTGGAAGCTCTAGAGAATGTGAGGGGGAGTTgcgctggggctgggggtgggcgtCAGGGGAGCAGGATGGTGGCAGGAAGGGATCGGGGAACGCCCTGCGAGGTGAGCAGGGCATAGCAGTGAAGGACCACAGAGGAGACCTGACCATGGCGCATCTGCCCCTAGACTCACCAACCCAGGAGCGGGAGGAGCTGTTTATCCAGAAGCTACGCCAGTGCTGCGTCCTCTTTGACTTTGTGTCAGACCCACTCAGTGACCTCAAATTCAAGGAGGTGAAGCGGGCGGGGCTCAACGAAATGGTGGAGTACATCACCCACAGCCGCGATGTTGTCACCGAGGCCATTTACCCTGAGGCCGTCACTATGGTAGGCACAGGGAAAGGGGAAAGCGGGCAGGGACGGGGGCCCCGGAAAAGCCCAGACCTGCCCAGAGAGCTCTCACCTGGGCCCTCCCTACCCCTCAGTTTTCAGTGAACCTCTTCCGGACGCTGCCACCTTCCTCAAATCCCACCGGGGCCGAGTTTGACCCTGAGGAAGATGAGCCCACCCTGGAGGCCGCCTGGCCGCATCTCCAGGTACCAGAGCAAAGAGGGCAGGGGCCTGGCTGTGGGCAGTGGGGCACTCTGAGCCCTGCAGCAAGGGGGCTCTCCCAGTCCTTGGGGAATGCCCCTAAGTGATGCTCCTTTCCCCCCGCAGCTCGTGTACGAGTTTTTCTTACGTTTCCTTGAGTCTCCCGATTTCCAGCCAAACATAGCCAAGAAGTACATTGACCAGAAGTTTGTCCTTGCTGTGAGTCCCTGAAGTTcctgccttcccctccttccAGTCCATGAACTCTAGCCCCACGTCCCCTGACTCCAGTCCAAGCTgctctttttgcttctgctgaaTATAGGTACTCTATTGGGTTTCAGCTGTGTCTGGTGCAAATTGACCATGGGGGTTAAACAAACCTACTCTGTCCATAAGAAGCTTCCAGCATaatggaaggaaacaaaaaagcaacactgttaccccccgccccacccaaTGGGGAATGCAGCACGTATTCCCAGACATCACCTGGGGTAGAGCAGTGCAATAGAATCGCTCTTCCCAGAGACTTGTCTCCACGCACCCTCTTCAGAGGGCTTCCTCTGGCCAGGACCCAAGTCACCCCAGCCCTGGCTTTCCCCGGCTCCTGCCTCACTGCCGCCTCTCCTCCCGCTTGCTCCCAGCTCCTGGACCTGTTTGACAGTGAGGACCCTCGAGAGCGGGACTTCCTCAAGACCATCTTGCATCGCATCTATGGCAAGTTTTTGGGGCTCCGGGCTTATATCCGTAGGCAGATCAACCACATCTTCTACAGGTGAGGCCAGGAGCCTGGGCTCAGGAGCAAAGCAAGCCCCTCACTAAGATGGGGTGGGAGAAGGGTGGTAGGCGGGACTCCACAGAATGCTGGAGGGGCACCAGGGGTTATCAAGAGAGTCTTTGTTCTTCCCTCAGGTTCATCTATGAGACGGAGCATCACAATGGGATTGCCGAGCTCCTGGAGATCCTGGGCAGGTGAGAGGTGGGGCGGGGGCACACATGCCTAGAAGAGGTCGGGAGGATTGATGCATTGAGCTTGGACCTGGCCCTTTGGTCCTGACAACCCTCCCTTAACTCCCAGCATCATCAATGGCTTTGCCTTGCCCCTGAAAGAAGAGCACAAGATGTTCCTCATCCGTGTCCTGCTTCCCCTTCACAAGGTCAAGTCTCTGAGTGTCTACCACCCTCAGGTGAGCGGCCTTCCTCCTGCTGATCCCCGGCCCTGGCTgcagagaaaagagggaaggggaagcattCCAGCCGTGATGGGGCGGCAGAGGGAGCAGGGGGCAGAATTCCTCTCCACGCCTCCCCTTCTGTTCCGGGGTCTGGTTTCTGTCACCGACCTCTCTGTGACCTTCTGAGCCCTGCACCTCACCTCCTTTCTGTCTCAACCTTCTGCAGCTGGCGTACTGCGTGGTACAGTTCCTGGAGAAGGAAAGCAGTCTCACTGAGCCGGTAACTCCCCTGCTGGGCCCCAGGGTCCACCTCTCCCTGTCAGCAGCACTTGCCAGCAGCAGCTATCGAGCGGTGCCGCAAGCACTCACGGGCGATGTAACCCGACAGGTGGCATGGTTTCCTCtctaaaggagaagtaaaacctTTGTGCACCTAGGAAGCATCCAAGCCGGAGAAACACGAGCACTTAGCTGAGGCCACCCAAGCTGTGCCCaccggggttggggggagagggcagggtgGCTTCCTGGAGACCCAGACAGGTGTTGAGTGAGAATTTTATTCCCGTGTCCTCCTCTTCTCGCAGGTGATCGTGGGCCTTCTCAAGTTCTGGCCCAAGACCCACAGCCCCAAGGAGGTGATGTTCCTGAATGAGCTAGAGGAGATTCTGGATGTCATTGAACCTTCAGAGTTCAGCAAAGTGATGGAACCACTCTTCCGCCAGCTTGCCAAGTGTGTCTCCAGCCCCCATTTCCAGGTGAGACCCAGACCCAGAAcatcccagcccctgcctcccagaAAACTGAGGAGGGTCTTCAGCATAGCGAGCCATGTCCCCACTGAGTCTCGCCTGTCCCCACCAGGTGGCAGAGCGTGCCCTCTATTACTGGAACAATGAGTACATCATGAGCCTGATAAGTGACAATGCTGCCCGAGTCCTTCCCATCATGTTCCCTGCACTCTACAGGAACTCCAAGAGCCACTGGAACAAGTAGGGAACTGGGGTGGCACCGGGCACTGAGGATCTGGTTTTGGAATGTGGGAGGGTGTGGATGGACCCAAGAGCCAGTGGTCTCATCTGGTCCCTCAGCAAGCGGGGCT belongs to Orcinus orca chromosome 10, mOrcOrc1.1, whole genome shotgun sequence and includes:
- the PPP2R5D gene encoding serine/threonine-protein phosphatase 2A 56 kDa regulatory subunit delta isoform, whose translation is MPYKLKKEKEPPKLAKGAAKPSSSSKDGGGESAEEAQPQPQPPPQPPPQPPSSNKRPSNSTPPPTQLSKIKYSGGPQIVKKERRQSSSRFNLSKNRELQKLPALKDSPTQEREELFIQKLRQCCVLFDFVSDPLSDLKFKEVKRAGLNEMVEYITHSRDVVTEAIYPEAVTMFSVNLFRTLPPSSNPTGAEFDPEEDEPTLEAAWPHLQLVYEFFLRFLESPDFQPNIAKKYIDQKFVLALLDLFDSEDPRERDFLKTILHRIYGKFLGLRAYIRRQINHIFYRFIYETEHHNGIAELLEILGSIINGFALPLKEEHKMFLIRVLLPLHKVKSLSVYHPQLAYCVVQFLEKESSLTEPVIVGLLKFWPKTHSPKEVMFLNELEEILDVIEPSEFSKVMEPLFRQLAKCVSSPHFQVAERALYYWNNEYIMSLISDNAARVLPIMFPALYRNSKSHWNKTIHGLIYNALKLFMEMNQKLFDDCTQQYKAEKQKGRFRMKEREEMWQRIEELARLNPQYPMFRAPPPLPPVYSMETETPTAEDIQLLKRTVETEAVQMLKDIKKEKVLLRRKSELPQDVYTIKALEAHKRAEEFLTASQEAL